One Candidatus Nitrososphaera evergladensis SR1 genomic window carries:
- a CDS encoding V-type ATP synthase subunit B, whose translation MPESTASGIEYTKVAEIKGPLMVIDGITKASFDELVEIETAEGERRLGKVLEVGFGKAVVQVFEGTTGLTVSGTKAKFLGKTMEMPVSQELLGRVFDGLGRPNDGLPEPIADKFLDVNGEPMNPERREYPTSFIQTGVSVIDGMLTLVRGQKLPIFSGSGMPHNILAAQIARQASVVGTKEDFAVVFAAIGVQYSEAQYFKRSLEESGALRRSVLFLNLADDPAIERIITPRVALTVAEYLAFDLGMHVLAILTDMTNYAEALREISAAREEVPGRKGYPGYLYTDLANNYERAGRIKGKNGSVTQVPILSMPADDITHPIPDLTGYITEGQIVLGRDLFRKGIYPPVNVLSSLSRLMKDGVGEGKTRADHPEVGNQMYDLYSRAQEVRALAEIVGRAGLTGTDLKYLDAGDMFENHFLKQAADENRNLDETLARAWEVLSTLPEAELTKIKEKYIKAYYKGSK comes from the coding sequence TTGCCTGAATCAACAGCATCCGGAATTGAATATACCAAAGTAGCAGAAATCAAGGGCCCGTTGATGGTTATCGACGGCATAACCAAGGCGTCCTTTGACGAGCTGGTTGAAATCGAGACGGCGGAAGGCGAGCGCAGGCTTGGCAAGGTCCTCGAAGTGGGCTTTGGCAAGGCTGTAGTGCAGGTCTTTGAGGGGACGACCGGCCTCACGGTGTCTGGCACCAAGGCCAAGTTCCTCGGCAAGACCATGGAGATGCCCGTGTCGCAGGAGCTCCTCGGCAGGGTGTTTGACGGCCTCGGCAGGCCAAACGACGGCCTCCCGGAGCCAATAGCCGACAAGTTTCTCGACGTCAACGGCGAGCCCATGAACCCTGAAAGGCGGGAATACCCGACGTCGTTCATCCAGACAGGCGTGTCAGTTATCGACGGCATGCTCACGCTCGTCAGGGGACAAAAGCTGCCGATATTCTCTGGCTCTGGCATGCCCCACAACATCCTTGCCGCGCAGATCGCGCGCCAGGCGTCAGTCGTCGGCACCAAGGAGGATTTCGCTGTGGTGTTTGCAGCAATCGGCGTGCAGTACTCTGAGGCGCAATACTTTAAGCGCAGCCTCGAAGAGTCGGGCGCGCTCAGGCGTTCTGTTCTGTTCCTCAACCTCGCAGACGACCCTGCAATCGAGCGCATCATCACGCCTAGAGTGGCATTGACGGTGGCAGAGTACCTCGCGTTTGACCTTGGAATGCACGTGCTTGCTATACTGACTGACATGACCAACTATGCAGAGGCGCTGCGCGAAATATCCGCGGCAAGGGAAGAAGTGCCCGGCAGAAAGGGCTATCCCGGCTACCTTTACACCGACCTTGCAAACAACTACGAGCGCGCAGGCAGGATAAAGGGCAAGAACGGCTCTGTCACGCAGGTGCCGATCCTTTCAATGCCGGCAGACGACATCACGCACCCTATTCCAGACCTTACCGGATACATCACCGAAGGCCAGATAGTGCTTGGACGCGACCTGTTCAGAAAGGGAATCTACCCGCCGGTGAACGTGCTGTCATCGCTGTCAAGGCTCATGAAGGACGGAGTGGGCGAGGGCAAGACACGCGCAGACCACCCTGAGGTAGGGAACCAGATGTACGACCTCTATTCGAGGGCGCAAGAAGTGCGCGCCTTGGCAGAAATCGTCGGCCGCGCCGGCCTCACAGGAACCGACCTAAAGTACCTGGACGCAGGCGACATGTTTGAGAACCACTTCTTAAAGCAGGCCGCAGACGAGAACAGGAACCTCGACGAGACGCTCGCAAGGGCGTGGGAAGTGCTGTCGACGCTTCCAGAGGCCGAGCTGACCAAGATCAAGGAAAAGTACATCAAGGCATACTACAAGGGCAGCAAGTAA
- a CDS encoding V-type ATP synthase subunit D, whose protein sequence is MSSRRVTATKIELIKIRRSMQVAKMVHKILDDKREVLLKKIDEMIEEANKAREDIWSPLGEIYSAVYNAYMTLGTTTLESISDSTPSVMETDVNVRRIVDVKIPTLTVKTREGSQHLSYGFIETNASVDKASKLIKNMLPSVCKAAEYENAIFSLAKELERTQKLINALEYIIIPQYQDAIYFIKATLEEREREEFVRIKKVKVVLDRKKLAEAEATTSA, encoded by the coding sequence ATGTCATCAAGAAGGGTAACCGCAACAAAGATCGAGCTCATCAAGATACGCCGCTCGATGCAGGTAGCCAAGATGGTGCACAAGATCCTTGACGACAAGCGCGAGGTGCTCCTGAAAAAGATAGACGAGATGATAGAGGAAGCCAACAAGGCAAGGGAAGACATATGGTCACCGCTTGGCGAGATCTATTCTGCAGTCTACAACGCATACATGACGCTTGGAACCACCACTCTTGAATCCATCTCTGATTCGACGCCGAGCGTGATGGAGACCGACGTCAACGTGCGCAGGATCGTCGACGTCAAGATCCCGACCCTGACCGTGAAAACGCGCGAAGGAAGCCAGCACCTCTCTTATGGTTTCATAGAAACGAACGCGTCAGTCGACAAGGCGTCGAAACTGATAAAGAACATGCTCCCGTCAGTCTGCAAGGCCGCCGAGTACGAAAACGCGATATTCAGCCTTGCAAAAGAGCTGGAACGCACGCAAAAACTCATCAACGCGCTGGAATACATCATCATCCCGCAGTACCAGGATGCCATCTACTTCATCAAGGCGACGCTTGAAGAGCGCGAGCGCGAAGAGTTTGTCCGGATCAAGAAGGTTAAAGTAGTCCTTGACAGGAAAAAGCTGGCAGAGGCAGAGGCGACAACAAGCGCATGA